One genomic window of Caballeronia sp. SBC1 includes the following:
- a CDS encoding MFS transporter yields the protein MNPAGHEGASTPAAPDLRQVRRALVASVIGSGFEWFDFTAYVYFSKIIAEVFFSVGSSVVSMSLALATFALGFLVRPLGGVLLGIYADRVGRTRALSLVMLMMCAGTLILGLAPGYATLGVAAPLLVLLARLIQGLAIGGQFSLSSVVVVESAPPGKKMFYGSFNMSSQALAILLASGCSYLLINNLSSNSLLSWGWRVPFLIGALIGPLGFYIRHNIAESPEFEALRKQVRSGAARAFRLSDFVREQGDAALCAMGVMIIGTASNYLWNAYLPVYVERQLHLPLKSALLGTFIGGIINFLLFPVSGKLADKFGAYRLFYPLVISWLLCTFPLFWFIVSAPSLSRLLIAQIIASIFQVAIAGPHPGMLAGIFPAKARSTGVALSYNLAVTLFGGLAPLTVSTLTQVTGSHYVPAFYVVFAALVSLALVAFTRTGQMALASDRASRKPFSAAQHGPTADLQSSDS from the coding sequence ATGAATCCAGCAGGACACGAAGGCGCATCAACGCCCGCTGCACCTGACCTAAGGCAAGTCCGCCGCGCACTGGTCGCATCGGTGATCGGGAGCGGCTTCGAGTGGTTCGACTTCACGGCGTACGTGTACTTCTCGAAGATCATCGCAGAGGTGTTTTTCTCCGTGGGAAGCAGCGTAGTGTCGATGTCGCTTGCGCTTGCGACATTCGCCCTTGGCTTTCTCGTCAGACCGCTTGGCGGGGTTCTGCTCGGCATTTATGCGGATCGCGTGGGACGTACGCGGGCACTTTCGTTGGTGATGCTAATGATGTGTGCGGGCACGCTGATACTGGGGCTGGCGCCGGGTTATGCGACCTTGGGCGTTGCGGCTCCTCTGCTCGTATTGCTGGCACGGCTGATCCAGGGGCTGGCGATCGGCGGCCAGTTCAGTCTCTCGTCGGTGGTTGTGGTGGAAAGCGCGCCGCCGGGCAAGAAAATGTTCTACGGCAGTTTTAATATGTCGTCGCAGGCGCTCGCCATCCTGCTGGCTTCCGGATGCAGCTATCTGCTCATCAATAATCTCTCTTCGAATTCGCTCCTGAGTTGGGGCTGGCGCGTACCGTTCCTGATTGGCGCGCTCATCGGACCGTTGGGCTTTTACATCCGCCATAACATTGCCGAGTCGCCGGAGTTCGAGGCGCTGCGCAAACAAGTGCGCTCAGGTGCCGCGCGTGCTTTTCGGCTGAGCGACTTCGTACGTGAACAGGGCGATGCCGCTTTATGTGCGATGGGCGTGATGATCATTGGGACGGCGTCGAACTATTTGTGGAACGCGTATCTGCCCGTGTATGTGGAACGCCAACTGCATCTCCCGCTTAAGTCGGCGTTGCTTGGAACGTTCATTGGCGGGATCATCAACTTCCTGCTGTTTCCGGTCTCGGGCAAACTCGCCGATAAATTCGGTGCCTACCGGCTTTTCTATCCCCTGGTGATCAGTTGGTTGCTGTGCACGTTCCCGTTGTTCTGGTTCATTGTCTCCGCGCCGTCGCTCTCGCGTCTTCTCATCGCGCAAATTATTGCTTCGATCTTCCAGGTTGCCATCGCAGGTCCGCACCCCGGCATGCTGGCGGGAATCTTCCCGGCGAAGGCGCGATCGACTGGCGTGGCGCTGTCGTATAACCTCGCGGTCACCTTGTTCGGCGGCCTTGCACCACTGACCGTCTCAACGCTGACTCAAGTCACAGGCAGCCACTACGTTCCCGCGTTTTATGTCGTCTTTGCGGCGCTGGTTTCGCTTGCGCTCGTGGCGTTCACGCGTACCGGACAAATGGCGTTGGCTAGCGACCGTGCCAGCCGGAAGCCATTTTCTGCGGCGCAGCACGGACCCACGGCGGACCTTCAGTCTTCCGATAGCTGA
- a CDS encoding helix-turn-helix domain-containing protein: MKPAYEHVEFGSNCSVRIYHRRLSRIPFEWHHHPEYELTLTMNSHGKRYIGDSVATYGSDDLVLVPPDLPHTWASNRSIEPSSPQVAIVIWFDGEWARRLADCCPEYEPLRKLLRRAACGLAFEPEAGGAMRERMGELLSSAARERLAASLDILCMLADSAGEPLASPSAFNDREGGPSGHEPERINRVLSLIEARFAEPLRLSELCAAASLSERSLARYFAQHMGESVGQYMTRVRIGHACRMLSDTSLPVSVIAARSGFANVSNFNRQFKTVKETTPAAYRREFAGAGVPDDDDVARLTERSPSLRRKQIDKDSE, translated from the coding sequence ATGAAGCCAGCATACGAACATGTCGAGTTCGGCAGCAACTGTTCCGTCCGGATCTACCACCGGCGGCTTTCTCGCATTCCGTTCGAGTGGCATCACCACCCGGAATACGAACTGACGCTGACAATGAACAGTCACGGGAAGCGCTACATTGGCGATTCAGTGGCCACCTACGGGTCTGACGACCTCGTGCTGGTGCCGCCGGATCTTCCGCACACGTGGGCGTCGAACCGCTCTATTGAGCCGTCCTCGCCACAGGTAGCAATCGTGATCTGGTTCGACGGTGAGTGGGCTCGGCGACTCGCGGATTGTTGCCCGGAATACGAACCGCTGCGCAAGTTGTTGCGCAGGGCGGCTTGCGGACTGGCGTTCGAACCTGAGGCGGGAGGCGCGATGCGCGAGCGTATGGGCGAACTGCTGTCGAGCGCGGCCCGCGAACGTCTTGCTGCCTCGCTGGATATCCTGTGCATGCTCGCCGACTCAGCGGGCGAACCGCTCGCGTCGCCCAGCGCTTTCAACGACCGAGAGGGTGGGCCTTCCGGCCATGAGCCCGAACGCATCAACCGGGTGCTTTCGCTGATAGAAGCACGTTTCGCCGAACCTTTGCGGCTATCGGAACTGTGTGCGGCTGCGAGCCTTTCGGAGCGCTCACTCGCGCGCTACTTCGCTCAGCACATGGGCGAAAGCGTGGGCCAGTACATGACACGCGTGAGGATCGGGCATGCTTGCAGAATGCTGAGTGACACATCGTTGCCTGTTTCTGTCATTGCGGCACGGTCCGGATTTGCGAATGTTTCCAACTTCAACCGGCAGTTCAAGACGGTGAAAGAAACGACTCCCGCGGCGTATCGCCGGGAGTTTGCCGGGGCTGGCGTTCCGGATGACGACGATGTTGCCCGGCTAACCGAACGCTCTCCATCGCTTCGAAGAAAACAGATTGATAAGGATAGCGAATAG
- a CDS encoding helix-turn-helix transcriptional regulator: protein MESTFAIIAEPSRRAILSLLATSERSVGDIEEKLNLSQPSVSKHLRVLREAGFVESRVDAQRRLYRIKPEPLMEIDAWLAPFRQFWSVHVDALERHLDQMDPVPRTKGKNR from the coding sequence ATGGAATCGACATTCGCCATCATCGCCGAGCCTAGCCGCCGCGCCATCCTGAGTCTGCTCGCAACTTCCGAGCGGTCCGTGGGTGATATCGAGGAGAAGTTAAACCTCTCGCAGCCCTCGGTTTCAAAGCATCTGCGGGTGCTTCGAGAGGCCGGATTCGTGGAATCGCGCGTCGACGCGCAGCGGCGTCTTTACCGGATCAAACCGGAACCACTGATGGAGATAGACGCCTGGCTCGCTCCATTCCGCCAATTCTGGTCGGTCCACGTCGACGCTCTGGAACGCCACCTTGATCAGATGGATCCTGTACCACGCACAAAGGGTAAAAACCGATGA
- a CDS encoding PACE efflux transporter — protein MATQRSLYERIFQVLLFEGLAIGIFSPVLSWIVDKPLGDAMALTVAISIIAMVWGFAFNSFFGILISHASSKVQKWKRVIHALGFETGLVLIAVPLSAWWLQMTFVQALLMDLGLLLVFLPYTFCFYWAYDMLRQRLVRAPLRPSTLRPHKTLIAERPSQYAPARSAKTTGP, from the coding sequence ATGGCCACGCAACGCAGCCTATATGAACGCATATTCCAGGTACTTCTCTTCGAAGGACTTGCCATCGGTATTTTTTCTCCCGTCCTGTCATGGATCGTCGACAAACCTCTGGGTGACGCCATGGCCCTCACCGTTGCAATTTCGATCATCGCCATGGTGTGGGGGTTTGCGTTCAACTCTTTCTTCGGTATCCTTATTTCCCATGCGTCAAGCAAGGTCCAGAAGTGGAAGCGAGTTATTCATGCCCTCGGTTTCGAGACGGGCCTGGTCCTGATAGCGGTCCCCTTGTCCGCATGGTGGCTGCAAATGACGTTTGTTCAGGCACTGCTAATGGATCTCGGACTATTGCTCGTTTTCCTTCCGTACACGTTCTGTTTTTATTGGGCGTATGACATGCTAAGGCAGCGTTTGGTTCGAGCACCCCTTAGGCCAAGTACTTTACGCCCGCATAAGACTTTGATCGCTGAGCGCCCGTCGCAATACGCTCCGGCTAGATCGGCGAAAACAACCGGCCCGTGA
- a CDS encoding DUF1479 domain-containing protein, with protein MTALIIDDLPAAIRQAKRELREQLPNYRQVFADVEQAIIAEAKLITEQRNRGEAVIPEIQFSDIAGQRVTAEQVKLIKARGACVIRNVFDAVQVESWDRDIANYVERNDLDTRLQNRAEDKYFGQLASSKPQIYGIYWSKPQVLARQAPSLTTARIFLNRLWRSESEGRVHFDPDHVPVYADRLRRRPPGSASLGLSAHCDGGSVERWIEGNFRKVYRHVFDGNWRQYDPFDAAFRPDVQEIASPAVCSMFRTFQGWTALTPQGPGDGTLQLVPIANSMVYILLRALQDDVADDDLCGAMPGRALSIKQEYHAPLFDALSSIPQMQAGDTVFWHSDVIHAVEDAHRGQGYSNVMYISSAPACAKNDEYLKRQLPSFLEGRSPPDFPADHFEVDFTGRATADDLTALGKSQLGFGL; from the coding sequence ATGACTGCACTGATAATTGACGATCTACCCGCCGCGATTCGCCAGGCCAAACGAGAGTTGCGCGAACAATTGCCGAATTATCGGCAGGTTTTCGCCGACGTCGAACAAGCGATCATCGCCGAGGCAAAGCTCATTACCGAACAACGCAATCGCGGCGAAGCCGTCATCCCCGAGATTCAGTTTTCCGATATTGCCGGACAGCGCGTGACCGCTGAACAGGTCAAGCTCATCAAGGCGCGAGGCGCATGCGTGATTCGCAATGTGTTCGACGCCGTGCAGGTTGAAAGCTGGGACCGTGACATTGCGAACTACGTCGAGCGCAATGATCTGGACACACGCCTGCAAAACCGCGCGGAAGACAAATACTTTGGCCAATTGGCGTCCAGCAAGCCACAGATCTACGGAATCTACTGGTCAAAGCCGCAGGTGCTTGCGCGCCAGGCGCCCTCTCTGACAACCGCACGAATCTTCCTGAACCGGCTGTGGCGCAGCGAGAGCGAAGGACGCGTGCACTTCGATCCTGATCACGTTCCTGTCTATGCCGACCGTCTGCGTCGCAGGCCGCCGGGGTCCGCGTCGCTCGGCCTCTCCGCTCATTGCGATGGGGGCTCGGTTGAACGCTGGATAGAAGGTAATTTCCGCAAGGTGTACCGGCATGTCTTCGATGGAAACTGGCGTCAATATGATCCGTTCGACGCTGCGTTCAGACCGGACGTTCAAGAGATTGCATCCCCGGCGGTGTGCTCGATGTTCCGCACTTTCCAGGGCTGGACGGCGCTCACGCCGCAAGGCCCGGGCGACGGCACGCTGCAACTCGTGCCAATCGCAAACTCCATGGTGTATATCCTGTTGCGCGCGCTTCAGGACGACGTAGCCGACGACGACCTCTGCGGTGCCATGCCGGGGCGAGCGTTGTCGATCAAGCAGGAATATCACGCACCCTTGTTCGACGCGCTCTCATCAATCCCGCAGATGCAAGCGGGCGACACCGTGTTCTGGCACAGCGATGTGATCCACGCGGTCGAGGACGCGCATCGGGGTCAGGGCTATAGCAACGTGATGTACATCTCGTCGGCGCCGGCATGTGCCAAGAACGACGAATACCTGAAACGCCAGTTGCCGAGTTTTCTGGAGGGCAGAAGCCCGCCGGACTTCCCGGCTGATCATTTCGAAGTCGACTTCACCGGACGAGCCACTGCCGACGACCTGACCGCGCTAGGCAAGTCGCAACTTGGCTTTGGTTTGTAG
- a CDS encoding DUF1801 domain-containing protein produces the protein MKKSDSTEGQPASELIDKRITDLGDWRGETLSRMRELIKDADPDVVEEWKWMGTPVWSHDGIICTGESYKSVVKLTFAKGASLKDPSKLFNSSLDGNTRRAIDIHEGEEVNPAAFKTLIGAAIALNTSSAKAKAKPKRAK, from the coding sequence ATGAAAAAGTCGGATTCGACCGAGGGCCAGCCGGCATCTGAGTTGATTGACAAAAGAATCACCGACCTTGGCGACTGGCGCGGAGAGACTTTGAGCAGGATGCGCGAGCTCATTAAAGACGCAGACCCGGACGTCGTGGAGGAGTGGAAGTGGATGGGTACGCCGGTATGGTCGCACGACGGGATCATCTGCACCGGCGAGTCCTACAAGTCGGTAGTGAAATTGACCTTCGCCAAGGGGGCTTCGTTGAAGGATCCGTCCAAGCTCTTCAACTCGAGCCTCGACGGGAACACGAGGCGCGCGATTGATATCCATGAGGGCGAGGAGGTCAACCCGGCGGCGTTCAAGACGCTTATTGGTGCGGCTATCGCCCTCAATACATCCAGTGCAAAGGCAAAGGCGAAGCCAAAACGAGCGAAGTAA
- a CDS encoding LysR family transcriptional regulator produces MVASIDALIVFSEAAAAGSFSAAARKLGRSQSTVSTIIADMEIDLAVALFDRTTRKPRLTAHGEALLANARETLEAHDRLIQAAARLSAGLEPSLSLAISNTYQPPHYEKLLVAFEKRFPTVELECLVKEDEDVVSLVQERRAELGVVAAQPGYPPDIRSIRLAESSELALFVATGHPLSGVPDLTMEKLAKHRELRITTGVKPGEHQRSVRVWSADSYLLLLEMAELGFGWTELPRWVADRFGAKTLKELSARGWPRLVAVDALCLKGASLGLAGNWLLDALTTLGAKTDSK; encoded by the coding sequence ATGGTCGCTTCTATCGACGCATTGATTGTGTTTTCGGAGGCCGCCGCCGCGGGCTCTTTCTCGGCAGCCGCGAGAAAACTGGGGCGCAGTCAATCGACTGTCAGCACGATCATCGCGGACATGGAAATTGACCTCGCCGTCGCGCTCTTTGATCGAACCACCCGAAAGCCACGTCTTACCGCGCATGGCGAAGCGCTGCTTGCCAATGCCCGCGAGACCCTTGAGGCGCACGACCGCCTGATTCAAGCGGCCGCACGCCTAAGTGCGGGGTTGGAGCCTAGCTTGAGTTTGGCCATCTCCAACACGTACCAGCCTCCTCATTATGAGAAGCTGCTCGTGGCATTCGAAAAGCGGTTCCCCACGGTCGAACTTGAGTGCCTGGTCAAGGAGGACGAAGACGTGGTTTCGCTGGTGCAGGAGCGCCGCGCAGAGCTAGGCGTAGTCGCGGCACAGCCCGGCTATCCTCCCGATATCCGCTCAATCAGGCTGGCGGAATCGTCGGAGCTGGCATTGTTCGTGGCGACTGGACATCCTTTAAGCGGTGTTCCGGATCTGACAATGGAAAAGCTCGCCAAGCACCGTGAATTGCGAATTACCACGGGCGTGAAGCCGGGCGAGCATCAGAGAAGCGTGCGAGTCTGGTCTGCCGATAGTTATTTGCTCCTGCTGGAAATGGCAGAGTTGGGCTTCGGGTGGACCGAGTTGCCACGGTGGGTTGCCGATCGTTTCGGCGCAAAAACGTTGAAGGAGTTATCGGCGCGCGGGTGGCCCCGCTTGGTCGCGGTCGACGCCTTATGTTTAAAGGGCGCTTCGCTAGGACTCGCGGGGAACTGGTTGCTGGATGCACTCACAACGCTCGGCGCAAAGACCGATTCGAAGTAG
- a CDS encoding alpha/beta hydrolase, with product MSQATPASSMDKPADRGQAYYELGSTTVFASRNDPRFAYTLYVPETILESGNNVELVVAMHGTGRQFAHYRDAFAEFGRWNNCIVLCPLFPVGVRGDGNRDGFKHLIEGDIRYDRVLLDMVDEISERYGKRFDRFALFGFSGGGQFANRFAYLHPEKLWAVSIGAPGSVTLLDINRDWWVGLRGFEQQFGKAFDLDALRRVPVHMVVGKADLETWEITHRQGGRHNMPGANDAGATRPERIRTLKASFEAAGVSVELDELDNVPHNGMMAVSAVQDFLASVLRARRSS from the coding sequence ATGTCTCAGGCAACCCCCGCCTCGTCCATGGACAAACCCGCCGATCGCGGACAAGCGTATTACGAACTTGGTTCGACAACCGTGTTTGCGTCGCGCAACGACCCGCGTTTCGCTTACACGTTGTACGTGCCTGAAACAATTCTCGAGTCGGGCAATAACGTCGAACTCGTCGTGGCCATGCACGGAACCGGGCGTCAATTCGCCCACTACCGCGATGCGTTTGCGGAATTTGGCCGCTGGAACAACTGCATCGTTTTATGCCCGCTATTTCCGGTCGGCGTGCGCGGCGACGGCAATCGGGACGGTTTCAAACATCTGATTGAAGGCGACATTCGCTATGACCGCGTGCTGCTCGACATGGTGGACGAGATCAGCGAGCGTTATGGCAAGCGTTTCGACCGGTTCGCGTTGTTCGGCTTCTCAGGCGGTGGGCAGTTTGCAAACCGTTTTGCGTACCTGCATCCGGAAAAATTATGGGCCGTGTCAATCGGTGCGCCGGGCTCGGTGACCCTGCTCGATATCAACCGCGACTGGTGGGTCGGCTTGCGTGGTTTCGAGCAGCAGTTCGGCAAGGCATTCGACCTCGACGCGTTGCGCCGCGTGCCCGTTCATATGGTGGTCGGCAAGGCGGATCTGGAAACGTGGGAAATCACGCATCGGCAAGGTGGCCGTCATAACATGCCGGGAGCGAACGACGCCGGCGCCACTCGTCCAGAGCGTATCAGGACGCTCAAGGCTTCATTCGAAGCGGCAGGGGTCAGTGTTGAACTGGATGAACTGGATAACGTGCCACATAACGGCATGATGGCCGTGAGCGCGGTTCAGGACTTCCTTGCAAGCGTGCTGCGCGCGCGCCGGTCCAGCTAG
- a CDS encoding RidA family protein, translated as MADREIIVPDRMQAIVERAGYAPAVKVGATVFCAGQVGRTPELEVISDPEAQFLACWENLRLLLDAAGCTFEDVVDMTTYHVQMSVHMPIFREVKNRVFPKGMCAWTAIGVSELAHPGLLVEIKCVALQRNA; from the coding sequence ATGGCAGACCGCGAAATTATTGTTCCCGACCGGATGCAAGCCATTGTCGAACGCGCGGGTTACGCGCCCGCTGTAAAAGTAGGAGCCACGGTATTTTGCGCGGGGCAGGTCGGTCGTACACCCGAACTGGAAGTGATCAGCGATCCCGAGGCACAGTTCCTCGCATGCTGGGAAAACCTGCGACTACTACTCGATGCAGCCGGCTGTACTTTTGAGGACGTGGTCGACATGACGACGTATCACGTGCAGATGAGTGTCCACATGCCGATCTTTCGTGAGGTTAAAAACCGGGTGTTCCCGAAGGGCATGTGTGCCTGGACTGCAATTGGTGTGTCGGAGTTGGCGCACCCTGGCTTGCTGGTCGAAATCAAATGCGTGGCATTACAACGAAACGCGTAA
- a CDS encoding DUF72 domain-containing protein — protein MATRKTAAKETAAKKTVAKAGKAGQIRIGIGGWTFEPWRGTFYPEGLVQKRELEYASRKLTTIEINGTFYGSQKPSTFAKWHDETPDDFVFSLKAPRFATNRRVLAEAGESVDRFLASGVLELKNKLGPINWQFAPTKQFDADDFEAFLNLLPHKVDGHEIRHALEVRHESFRDEAFVALARKHGVAIVMAGDSKYPQIADVTAKFVYARIMGTTEQFAQGYDDKTLDLWTKRAHDWASGGTPKGLETLGKPAAATTPRDVYLYVISGFKAHNPAAGIAMIERLSGSSA, from the coding sequence ATGGCAACCCGGAAGACGGCAGCTAAGGAGACGGCGGCTAAGAAGACTGTGGCTAAGGCGGGGAAGGCTGGGCAGATCAGGATCGGTATCGGCGGCTGGACCTTCGAACCGTGGCGCGGCACGTTCTATCCGGAAGGGCTCGTGCAAAAGCGTGAACTCGAATATGCAAGCCGGAAGCTGACCACGATCGAGATCAACGGCACGTTCTACGGCTCCCAAAAGCCCTCCACGTTCGCGAAGTGGCACGACGAAACCCCGGATGATTTTGTCTTCTCGCTAAAGGCCCCGCGTTTCGCAACGAACAGACGAGTGCTCGCGGAGGCTGGCGAATCCGTCGATCGTTTCCTTGCGAGCGGCGTGCTCGAATTGAAGAACAAGCTCGGTCCGATCAATTGGCAATTCGCCCCGACCAAGCAATTCGATGCGGACGACTTCGAAGCCTTCCTGAACCTGTTGCCCCATAAAGTCGATGGACATGAAATCCGGCATGCGCTCGAAGTGCGGCATGAGAGCTTCCGCGACGAAGCCTTCGTCGCCCTCGCGCGCAAACATGGTGTTGCCATCGTCATGGCGGGGGATTCAAAATATCCGCAGATCGCGGACGTAACGGCGAAGTTCGTCTATGCGCGCATCATGGGGACGACCGAGCAGTTTGCGCAGGGCTATGACGACAAAACGCTGGATCTATGGACTAAGCGTGCTCATGACTGGGCATCTGGCGGCACACCGAAGGGACTTGAAACGCTCGGCAAACCAGCCGCGGCGACTACGCCCCGAGACGTCTATTTATATGTGATCAGCGGCTTTAAGGCGCACAACCCGGCTGCGGGCATTGCCATGATCGAGAGACTAAGCGGCAGCAGCGCTTAG
- a CDS encoding SRPBCC family protein, which yields MSNRDEYMPGPAAGAEVRKDGEKWTLILVRELRHPPEKVWKALTDPASLREWAPFDADRSLASVGPVKLSTVGMPTPNISDTHVTRADAPNLLEYRWGENDMRWQLEPLGDGTRLTLWHNIDRGFISMGAAGWHICLDVLDRLVADEPIGRIVGGEAMKFGWPRLNTEYAKQFGI from the coding sequence ATGAGCAACCGCGACGAATATATGCCAGGCCCAGCCGCCGGCGCCGAAGTCCGAAAGGATGGAGAAAAGTGGACACTGATCCTCGTGCGCGAGTTGCGCCATCCGCCCGAGAAGGTGTGGAAAGCGTTGACCGATCCGGCCAGTCTGCGTGAATGGGCGCCGTTCGATGCGGACCGAAGCCTCGCGTCTGTCGGCCCCGTCAAGCTTTCGACAGTCGGAATGCCGACGCCGAACATCTCGGACACGCACGTGACACGCGCCGACGCGCCGAACCTGCTTGAGTATCGTTGGGGCGAAAATGACATGCGATGGCAACTTGAGCCGCTAGGCGACGGCACGCGTCTTACGCTCTGGCATAACATTGATCGCGGTTTCATATCGATGGGTGCAGCCGGCTGGCACATCTGTCTCGATGTGCTCGACCGGCTCGTGGCGGACGAACCTATCGGACGTATCGTCGGCGGTGAAGCAATGAAATTCGGTTGGCCGCGCTTGAACACCGAGTATGCGAAGCAATTTGGAATCTGA
- a CDS encoding LysR family transcriptional regulator codes for MSTIRFLRTFLAVEKYGSFAAAAGRVALTQAAVGQQMRALEEEFRRPLFYRSGRVITLTPAARVLIPQARKLIAAYEAMLADADTGREIAGSITVGAIVSAMGFLSENLVSLKAQYPALDVRLVLGHTGELAEQVKASEIDAALTVQIPYEMPVNLQWTPLYEEPLMLIASTRVATAQADVATLLKSHPFIRFDRSSPTGAKVEQTLRRMRIKPKEILEVNSVAAIIDLVRQNVGISILPLLKHVAWARDHSLIALQLPYGPLKRVIGILENDRQLEITAVVRQKLLQALA; via the coding sequence ATGAGCACCATCCGGTTTTTGCGCACCTTCCTGGCCGTCGAAAAATACGGCTCCTTCGCTGCCGCCGCGGGTCGCGTTGCATTGACCCAGGCAGCGGTCGGACAGCAGATGCGTGCGCTAGAGGAAGAGTTCCGAAGGCCACTGTTCTACCGGTCAGGGCGGGTCATCACGCTGACCCCCGCCGCCCGCGTGCTGATCCCCCAGGCGCGCAAACTGATCGCGGCGTATGAGGCAATGCTGGCTGACGCGGACACGGGGCGCGAGATCGCCGGCAGCATTACCGTGGGCGCGATTGTTTCGGCCATGGGCTTTCTGTCGGAGAACCTGGTCAGTCTGAAAGCGCAGTATCCGGCACTCGATGTCCGGCTCGTGCTCGGTCATACCGGAGAGCTCGCGGAGCAGGTCAAGGCGTCCGAGATAGACGCCGCGCTTACCGTGCAGATACCGTACGAGATGCCTGTGAATCTTCAATGGACGCCGCTTTATGAAGAGCCGCTGATGCTGATTGCAAGCACGCGGGTTGCGACGGCACAGGCAGACGTCGCAACCTTGCTGAAGAGTCATCCGTTCATTCGCTTCGACCGGAGCTCGCCCACGGGAGCAAAAGTCGAGCAGACCTTGCGGCGCATGCGGATAAAACCCAAGGAGATTCTCGAGGTCAATTCAGTGGCCGCAATCATCGACCTGGTCCGGCAAAACGTGGGAATTTCCATCTTGCCCTTGCTTAAGCATGTGGCATGGGCGCGTGATCATTCGCTGATTGCACTACAACTTCCATACGGTCCGCTCAAGCGGGTAATCGGCATACTTGAAAATGACCGGCAGCTCGAGATTACGGCAGTAGTGCGTCAGAAGCTGCTGCAGGCATTGGCTTGA
- a CDS encoding epoxide hydrolase family protein — translation MHIEPFQISVSDVEIDDLRRRLRDSRWAPMTPSEPWQQGIDTTWLRELVSYWADSFDWRAAERGLNQQPQFMADVNGQRVHFVHRRGVGPKPYPLVITHGWPGSFFEFHALADLLCDPAAFGADPNDAFDVVIPSLPGFAFSPAPAAPGTSAFQVADLWASLMRGLGYERFGAQGGDLGAGVSIALALRHSQVVDGIHLNFLPGSYEPAIDAANSPLTVDEQNFLREKGEWAALEGGYAHMHGTRPQTLAASLNDSPAGLAAWIGEKFRAWSDCDGVIERRFSKDELLTDLSLYWYTQSIGTSIQMYWENRLQPMRLAAGQRVLPPVSFAHFPKEINHPPRTWLERVFNVEQWTDMPRGGHFAAMEEPELLAADIRRFFRRFRE, via the coding sequence ATGCATATCGAGCCATTTCAGATTTCCGTGTCCGATGTTGAGATCGACGATTTGCGCCGGCGTTTGCGCGACAGCCGGTGGGCACCCATGACTCCGTCTGAGCCGTGGCAACAAGGCATAGACACCACATGGCTGCGCGAATTGGTGAGCTATTGGGCTGACAGCTTTGATTGGCGGGCTGCCGAACGCGGTCTGAACCAGCAACCTCAATTCATGGCCGACGTGAATGGTCAGCGCGTTCACTTTGTTCATCGGCGTGGTGTTGGACCCAAGCCCTATCCATTGGTCATCACGCACGGCTGGCCGGGATCGTTCTTCGAATTTCACGCGTTGGCTGATCTCTTGTGCGACCCGGCTGCATTCGGTGCGGACCCGAACGATGCCTTCGACGTCGTGATTCCTTCACTTCCGGGGTTTGCGTTTTCGCCGGCGCCTGCCGCCCCTGGCACTTCGGCATTTCAGGTGGCCGATCTGTGGGCATCGTTGATGCGAGGTCTTGGGTACGAGCGATTTGGCGCTCAGGGTGGTGACCTTGGCGCGGGGGTATCGATCGCGCTCGCCTTGCGGCACTCCCAGGTAGTCGATGGCATTCATCTCAACTTTCTGCCGGGCTCGTATGAACCCGCAATCGATGCCGCGAATTCGCCGCTTACTGTCGATGAACAAAACTTCCTTCGAGAGAAGGGTGAGTGGGCTGCGCTTGAGGGCGGTTATGCGCATATGCACGGCACGCGGCCACAGACGTTAGCCGCGTCGCTTAACGACTCGCCGGCCGGGCTGGCTGCGTGGATCGGGGAGAAGTTTCGAGCGTGGAGCGATTGCGACGGGGTTATCGAGCGTAGATTTTCGAAAGATGAATTGCTTACCGATTTATCGCTCTACTGGTACACCCAGAGCATTGGTACATCCATTCAAATGTACTGGGAAAACCGGTTGCAGCCCATGCGTTTGGCCGCCGGACAACGGGTATTGCCGCCGGTGAGCTTCGCGCACTTCCCGAAAGAGATTAACCATCCGCCGCGCACATGGCTGGAACGAGTGTTCAATGTCGAGCAGTGGACCGACATGCCGCGTGGCGGCCATTTCGCGGCAATGGAAGAACCTGAACTCCTCGCGGCCGACATTCGTCGCTTTTTCAGGCGCTTCCGGGAGTGA